In the genome of Pseudomonas sp. B33.4, the window GTTCGTCAACGAAGTGTTCTCGCCGGAGTTCACCGACCTGGTGTTCCAGCAGAACAGCGCCGAGCGTGAGCGGCTGGTCAACGAGTACCACAACACCAACTACTCGGTGGTCGACATCGACCTGATCGAGCGCATCTACGGCATCTTCTATCGCCAGAAGGTGTCCGGAATTGCCCGTCACGCGTTCCGCACCCTGACCACCGTCGAAAGCGCTACCGCGACCGCCAATGGCATTGAACTGGCCGTGCGCAATAACGCCACCGGCGAAGTGACCGTGCGCAACTACGACGCCGTTGTTCTGGCCACCGGTTACGAGCGGCAGATGCACCGCAAACTGCTGGCGCCGCTGGAAGAATACCTGGGCGACTTCGAGGTTGATCGCAACTACAAAGTGATCACTGACGAGCGCTGCAAGGCCGGCATCTACATGCAGGGCTTCTGCCAGGCCAGCCATGGTCTGAGCGACACGTTGCTGTCGGTGCTGCCGATTCGCGCGGACGAGATTGCCGGCTCGCTGTATGAGCATGGCAAGAACCGTGGGCATCGGTCGATGGCGGACTTGTTGTTAGCAACCGCCAGCTAAGATCAGCGGCGCCTGATACACCGCTATCGCGAGCAGGCTCACTCCTACAATGTTCTGTGTACGCAGGACCAATGTAGGAGTGAGCCTGCTCGCGATGGGGCTCTCGAAAACACCAGAGTTTCACAATCCTGAACCCTTCCTGAACATCCCCCACATTCTCCGACACACCTCCTTTTGCGGGTTTACTCTCCAATCATCGGGGCGTAAGCTTCGCGCGTTTTCATCAATAGCGGAGACCCACAGTGGGTACTTGTTCGAGTGACAGTTGTCGGCCGGTCTCGGTAACCGGCAGATTCTCGGCAAGATAACGCGCAGACTTTCTCTGTCGTTGTCTCGCCGTAAAAGCGAGCAGCGGCATCCCGTGCATGGCCCGTCCGTGGTCATGTCTAGACGTCCTTCTCATCGACGCTGAACAGAGCGTGATTGCGACTTTATTGTCGTCATCGCAGCCCTATCGACACGCCTGTCTTTTCTGACTGGCGCGCCAAGCCTTGCCGTGCCGGTTTTTCCGGCGCACGAGGCGCGGCCGTACCTGCTTGACGGTTTCCCGGCTGACCATAGGGGCAACAGCCATGAAACTTACGCTCAAGGAATTTTTCGCAGGCTTCCTGCGGACCCGCCACATCGCCCGGCACTTCCGTCGTCTGGCGCTGCTGGAGTCGATCAACGACACCACGGTCAGCCGTGAAGTCCCACCCACTTTGGCCAACACCCTGGTCGATGCCGCACATTGCGACAGCGGTGTGTTGCTGTCGTCACTCGGCACGCATTCCGATGGCCTGACCGATTTCGAAGTCGATGCGCTGCGTGCGCAATACGGCCTCAACGAGGTCGAACACGAGCAGCCGCTGCCATGGTGGACTCACCTGTGGCACTGCTACAAAAACCCGTTCAACCTGCTGCTGACCCTGTTGGCGGTGATCTCGTGGCTGACCGAAGACCTCAAGGCCGCCGTGGTGATTTTCTCCATGGTGGTGCTGTCGACGCTGCTGCGCTTCTGGCAGGAAAGCAAATCCAATCAGGCCGCCGACGCACTCAAAGCCATGGTCAGCAACACCGCCACCGTCATGCGCCGTGACGCGCCGCGCAGCGAATTGCCGATCAAACAATTGGTGCCGGGCGATCTGATCGTGCTCTCGGCCGGTGACATGATTCCGGCCGATTGCCGGGTGCTCAGCGCCAAGGACCTGTTCGTCAGTCAGGCAGCGATGACTGGCGAATCGATGCCGGTGGAAAAATTCCCGCGTCAGGCCGATCGCGTCACGCGCAATCCGCTGGAGCTGGAAAACATCCTGTTCATGGGCACCAACGTTGTGTCCGGTACTGCTGTGGCAGTCATCCTGACCACCGGCAACAGCACTTATTTCGGTGCGTTGGCGCAACGGGTTGGCGCTACCGATCGCGCAGTGACTTCGTTCCAGCAAGGCGTCAACAAAGTCAGCTGGCTGCTGATCCGTTTCATGTTCGTCATGGCGCCGCTGGTGCTGTTCATCAACGGGTTCACCAAGGGCGACTGGACGGAAGCACTGCTGTTCGCGCTGTCGATTGCCGTCGGCCTGACTCCGGAAATGCTGCCGATGATCGTCACCTCGACGCTGGCCAAAGGCGCGGTGTTCCTGTCGCGCAAAAAAGTCATCGTTAAACGTCTTGATGCGATCCAGAACTTTGGCGCCATGGACGTACTGTGCACCGACAAGACCGGCACGCTGACTCAGGACAAGATCTTCCTCGCGCGCAATGTCGACGTCTGGGGTGAAGACTCCGATGACGTGCTGGAAATGGCTTACCTCAACAGCTACTACCAGACCGGCCTGAAAAACCTGCTGGATGTCGCGGTACTGGAACACGTGGAGATCCACCGCGAACTGAAAGTCGGCACGGCATTCCGCAAGGTCGATGAGATCCCGTTCGACTTCAATCGTCGGCGCATGTCGGTGGTGGTCGAAGGGCGTGGTCAGCCGCATCAATTGATCTGCAAAGGTGCGGTCGAAGAAGTCTTGGCGGTGTGCAGCCGCGTGCGTCATGGCGATATCGATGAAGCCTTGAGCGATGAATTGCTGACCAAGATTCGTCAGGTCACCGCAGCATTCAACGCTGAAGGCTTGCGCGTGGTGGCCGTGGCCGCTCGCTCGATGCCCGAAGGTCGTGAAGTTTATAGCCTGGCCGATGAACAGGAACTGACGCTGATCGGTTATGTCGCGTTCCTCGATCCACCGAAGGAAAGCACTGCACCAGCGCTCAAGGCCTTGGCCGAACATGGCGTGGCAGTGAAAGTGCTGACTGGCGACAACGAACTGGTGACGGCGAAGATTTGCCGCGAAGTCGGGTTGGCGCAACAAGGCCTGTTGCTGGGCAACGACGTCGAGCGCATGAGCGATGCCGAGCTGGCAGTGGCCGTAGAGAAGACCAACGTCTTCGCCAAACTGACGCCGTCGCACAAGGAGCGCATCGTGCGCATCCTCAAAGGCAACGGCCATGTAGTCGGCTTCATGGGCGACGGCATCAACGATGCACCAGCGCTGCGCACTGCCGACATCGGTATTTCCGTGGACAGCGCGGTGGACATCGCCAAGGAAGCGGCGGACATCATCCTCCTCGAAAAGAGTCTGATGGTATTGGAGGAGGGCGTGCTCGAAGGGCGGCGCACCTTCGCCAACATGCTCAAGTACATCAAGATGACCGCCAGTTCCAACTTCGGCAACGTCTTCTCGGTGCTGGTCGCCAGTGCGTTCATTCCGTTCCTGCCGATGCTGCCGATGCATCTGCTGGTGCAGAACCTGCTCTACGACATTTCGCAGATTGCGATTCCGTTCGATAACGTCGACGAGGAAATGCTGAAAAAACCACAACGCTGGCAGCCGGGTGACGTCGGGCGCTTCATGCTGTTCTTCGGCCCGATCAGTTCGATCTTTGACATCACCACGTTCGCCTTGATGTGGTACGTCTTCGATGCCAACACCCCGGATCACCAGACCCTGTTCCAGTCCGGCTGGTTCGTGGTCGGGTTGCTGACCCAGACGCTGATCGTGCACATGATCCGTACGCCGAAGATTCCGTTCCTGCAAAGCCGTGCAGCCATGCCGCTGCTGGTGATGACCGGAATCATCATGGCGGTCGGCATCTTCCTGCCGATGGGACCACTGGCGCACTACTTCAAATTGCAGGCGCTGCCATCGCTGTACTTCGTGTTCCTGCCGGTGATCCTGCTGGCGTACATGGCGCTGACCCAGGCGGTGAAAGGTTTCTACATCCGTCGGTTCGGCTGGCAATAAACAGCTAGAACGCTGCCCCCCTGTAGGAGCTGCCGAAGGCTGCGATCTTTTGATTCTGCTTCCAAAGATCAAAAGATCGCAGCCTTCGGCAGCTCCTACAGGGGATTTGTGTGTATTCAAGGAAATGACTATGCAAGCCATCAACAACCTCAACCTCGATTCGCTGCTCGACACCCTCGTCAGCCTCAGCGCCGCGTTCATTCTCGGTGGTCTGATCGGCTTCGAGCGCCAGTACCGGCAACGCACTGCCGGCCTGCGCACCAACGTACTGGTCGCCGTCGGCGCGGCGATTTTCGTCGATATGGCCAACCGTCTAGCTGGCGCAGAAGGTGCCGTGCGCGTGGTTGCCTACGTGGTCTCCGGCATCGGCTTTCTCGGCGCCGGGGTGATCATGCGCGAAGAGGGCAACGTGCGCGGTCTCAATACCGCCGCGACCCTGTGGACGTCTGCTGCGGTCGGCGCCTGTGCCGGTGCCGACCTGCTCGCAGAAGCCGTGCTCGGCACGCTGTTCATCCTCGCCGCCAATACCTTGCTGCGGCCGATCGTCAACAACATCAACCGCCAGCCACTGGACGTGGTCTCGGCGGAAGTCACCAACATCGTCTACGTCATCGCCCGGCGCTCACAGCAAACCGCCGTATTCGCCCTGCTCGAAGCCGAGCTTGAGCGCAGCAACTACCCTGCCAGCGATGTCGATGTGCATGCCTTCGGCGCCGATGAAATCGAAATCGAAGCGACGCTGGCGACGACGTCAGTCGATGGCGATGAACTCGACGCCTTGGTGGCGCGGATTTCCACATCGGCGCTGGTGGTGCAGGCGTTCTGGAGTCCGAGTACAACGGAATAACCCTTGAATCAGTGCCGGCTTGGGAAATTTCCTACAAGTCGACAGGATTAATCTGTCAATACAACGCCTCATCCGACGCCACTATGCCGCCTCTCAGGTCTGCGCAGCGATGGATGAAAGATGACCTCACCCCGTGTTCTGGTACTGGAAAATCATGCGTTCGCACGCAGCGTGATGGTCAGGATGCTGCACCGTCTCGGTGTGCGCGATGTGTTGCAGGCCAGTGATGGCGAGCAGGCGCTGGTGCAGATGCATTTGTCGGGCGGGGTCGACATCGTGGTCTGCGATTTGCTCGATAATGGCCTCGACTGCCTGGGGTTTCTTGGCCATGCCAATGAAACCGGCATGGTGCGCGCCGTTATCCTCAGCAGCGAATTGCGCCCGGGCTTACAGCGTACTCTCGGGCAAATGGACACGCTGGCGGGCTTGCAGTTGCTGGGAGTCATTCAACCGCCGGTACCTTTACGCGTTTTGCACCGAGCGTTGCATCGCTACCGGACACCGCATCCGGCGCTGAGTGTGCGGATGCCGCCGAGGGAATTGCCCAGCGAAGACGAGCTGCGTCGGGGACTGGCACTGGGCGAATTTCGTGCATGGTTCCAGCCCAAGTTCTATCTGGCTAGCAACCAGGTCGCTGGCGCCGAGGCGCTGGTGCGCTGGGAACATCCGGCCAGCGGCGTGTTGCTGCCGAGCGAGTTTCTCGCCGCGTTGGTCGCCTATGACTTGATCAATCCGATGTTCAAACAGTTGCTCGAACAGGGCTTGTGCCTGCTGGGAATCTTGCGTCATCAGGGTCTGCACCTGGAACTGTCATTCAACCTGCATGCATCGCAACTGGCCGACCACGAACTGGTCGGGCATATCCAGAGCGCATTGCAGCGTCACGGGTTTACCGGCTCGGTCTTGCAGTTTGAGCTGAGTGAAAACGGTTTGCTGGAAATGGCGCCCGGCACGCAAGAAAGCCTGTTGCGCCTGCGTTTGCTCGGTTGTGGCCTGGCCATCGACGATTTCGGTGCCGGCTTCTCTTCGTTGAAACTGCTATGCCAGTTGCCCTTCAATCAGCTCAAGTTCGACGCCGAACGGGTCCAGCATCTCTACCAGCCCTATTGGCAAACCATAATCGCCACCACGCAAGCGCTGGCCCGTTCGCTGGATATGCAACTGGTGATTGAGGGGGTCAGCAGCCGCTCGATGAAGGAGGCGCTGGTCGGGCTGGGTTGTGAGGTTGGCCAGGGTTTTCACCTCGCCCGGCCCATGACCGGGCATGATTTGTTGCAGTGGCTGACGTCTCGCGATCAACTGGATTGAGCCGCTTCGCAAAGCGTGCGGAAAAGGCCAAGATAGTTCCTACACTGTGCGGAGTCTGGTGTATTTTTGAGCCACGCTTCGGACCGTCATTCATTCGAGTTTCTTCCAGGCCATGGACGATTGCATTTCCGAGTCTTTCGGCGGGTCCTACAGGGGTTCATATGTTTAAAGCGTTGGTTGTAGACGATCACCCTTTCATTCGCTCGTCGGTCAGGATGCTCCTTAAGCTGGAAGGTTTCGAGGTGGTGGGCGAGGCCGACAACGGTGCCGATGCGGTGCAGTTGACGCGCGAGCTCATACCCGACTTGATCATCCTCGACATCGCCATGCCCAAACTCGACGGGCTGGAAGTGATCGGCCGCATCTGTGCTCTCGGTGTGAAGAGCAAGATTCTGGTGCTGACTTCGCAGTCGGCATTGTTCTATTCAGCGCGCTGCATGAAGGCCGGCGCCGCAGGCTTCCTGTCCAAGACCAATGAGCTGGATGAGTTGATCAAAGCGATCAAGGTCATCATGGATGGCTACACGTTTTTTCCCAATCTTTCGACCAGCAGTGTCCGCCGCAGTGATTCGCAGGCTAGCGATCTGGAATTGATCCAGAGCCTTTCCGACCGTGAGCTGACCATTCTGCAGCAGTTGTCCAACGGTCTGACCAACAAGGAAATCGGCGAAGCGATGCTGCTGAGCAACAAGACGATCAGCACCTACAAGACGCGCCTGATCGAAAAACTCAACGTCAAGTCGGTGGTTTACCTCGCCGATTTTGCCAAACGCAATAACCTGATCTGAATGCGCTATTTCACCCGATGCTGGCTGCTGGGCCTGGCCGTTTTTGCCAATACGACGCTGGCGGCGCCGGTGGAAACCCTGCATGTGCTCGGCCGTTCGAGCGTCGACGGCTACAGCGTCCAGCTCGATGGTCAGGACTGGTCCTGGCTGCGCAGCAAAGGCACTTTGCGCCTGGGGGCTTCGGCCCCCGATTATTCACCCTTCGCGATCACCAGCAACGGTAACGATTACGAAGGGCTGACGGCCGATTACGCAGAGTTGCTCAGTCAATTGCTGAATATCCACATTGAAGTGCGCCGCTATGCCTCGCGCTCGGAGGTGCTGGCGGCGCTGAAAAGCGGGGAAGTGGATATGCTCGGCACGTCCAACGGCTTCGAAGCCGCCGACCCTGATCTGGCAATGTCTCAAGCCTATGCTGACGATGTGCCGACCCTGGTAACGCGCGTCGGCGACAGTCAGAACCTGTCCCCGGACCTCGCCGGCAAACAGGTGGCGATGCTTTATCACTACCTGCCGCCCGAGCAGGTCAAAGCGTTCTATCCGCACGCCACTGTGCGGCTTTATCCTTCGACGCTGAGCGCCATCGGTGCCGTGGCGTTCGGCAGTGCCGACGTCTATCTCGGCGACTCGATCAGTGCCAATTACCTGATCAACAAGAACTACCTGAACAACGTGCAACTGGCCGACTTCTCGCAAATGGAAGTGCAGAACTTTGCCTTCGCCATGCCTCGCGCCAATGAGCGGTTGTTGCGCATTGTCAACGCCGCCCTGGAGAGTATTTCGCCCGGCGAGCGCATGACCATTCTGCGCCGCTGGAGCGCCGGCGGCGCGAGTATGCCCGGCCAACAGGCGCTGCATTTCAGCGCCAGCGAACAACGTTGGATGGCCCAGCATCCGCGCTTGCGCGTGGCCATCGATGACAGTTTTCTGCCGCTGTCATTTTACAGTCAGGACGGCGAGTTTCGCGGGATCAGTGCCGATGTGCTGGCCAAGGTCGCGTTGCGCACCGGTCTGAAGTTCGATGTGCAACGCGCGCAATCGGTGCCGGAATTGCTCGAGCAGATTCGCGGCAACCGTGCGGATGTATTGATCACCCTGACCCCGAGTGTCGAACGCGAGGACACCCTGCGCTTCACCCGGCCGTATCTGAGCACGCCGTTTGTGCTGGTCAGCCGCATCGATCCCAACAGTCCCGGAACCCTCGATGACATGCTCGGCAAACGGCTGGCGGTGATTCGCGGCAATCCGGTGCGCGACATGCTGGTCGAGCAATATCCGCGGGTGACGCTGGTCGATGCCGACAATGCCCAGCAAGCCATGGACATGGTCGCCAATGGTCAAGCCGAGGCGGCGGTCAATTCGCTGATCACCGCGCGCTATATGATTTCCCGGCAGTATCGCGATCGGTTGCGCATCACCAGCACCGTCGGTACGCGGTCGGCGCAAGTGGCGTTCGCTACCGCGCGTGGGGCACTGGAGCTGTACTCGATCCTCGACAAAGCACTGCTGAGCATTCCCCCGGAAGAGCTGGACGAGGTGACCAATCGCTGGCGCAGCGAAGTGGTGGTCGATGACAGTTACTGGCTGCGCAATCGCAGCGCGATCATTCAGGGCTTTGCCCTCGCGGCTTTCCTGTTGCTGCTGGCATTCGGCTGGATCGCCTATCTGCGTCTGCTGATGCGCAAACGCCGGCAGGCGGAAATTGCCCTCAACGATCAACTCGAATTCATGCGCGTATTGATCGACGGCACGCCACATCCGATCTACGTGCGTGACCGCGCCGGCAAGCTGCTGGTGTGCAACGAAGGCTACTTGCAGGTGTTCCAGGTCGAGCGTGAAGCGGTGATTGGCAAGACCGTGCTTGAAGGTGTCCTGGAGAATTCCGCGCAAGCCCAGGCCTATCACGATGATTACCTGCAAGTGATGAGCGAAGGCTTGCCGCGTGTGCAGGATCGCAGCCTGAGCATGGGCGACAGCGTGTTGACCATCTATCACTGGATGCTGCCGTATCGCGGCAGTGATGGTGAAGTCAGCGGTATGATTGGCGGCTGGATCGACGTCAGCGAACGCCAGCGCTTGCTCGAAGCCCTGCGTGAAGCGAAGGAGGGCGCCGACGACGCCAACCGCGCCAAGACTACGTTCCTCGCCACCATGAGTCATGAAATCCGCACGCCGATGAACGCGGTGATCGGCATGCTCGAACTGGCAATGAAGAAAGCCGAGCAGGGCATCATGGATCGCTTCGCCATCGAAGTCGCGTCCGGTGCTGCGCGTGGCCTGCTCGACCTGATTGGCGACATCCTCGACATCGCCCGTATCGAATCCGGGCGCCTGTCCTTGACGCCGGAACGGGCCAACCTGCGCGAACTGCTGGAGTCGGTGGTGCGCATCTTTGAAGGCCTGGCGCGGCAAAAACAGTTGCGCCTGGTACTGGAGCTGGACGCCGCGACGAACCGCGATGTGCTGGTCGATCCGCTGCGCTTCAAGCAGGTATTGTCGAACCTGTTGAGCAACGCCATCAAGTTCACCGAAAAAGGCCAGGTGCGCGTCAGCCTCAAGGTCAATCCGGGCACCGACGAGGAACGTCTGGCCGTGTCTCTGCGGGTCGAAGACACGGGCAGCGGCATCAGCGTCGAAGACCAGCAGCGACTGTTCAGCCCGTTCACCCAGGCCAGTAACAACACGCAATCGGCACGCAGCGGTTCCGGTCTGGGCTTGGTGATCAGTCGTACGTTATGCGAAATGATGGGCGGCCATTTACGTCTGCACAGCACGCTGGGGCAGGGCACGCAAATCGCAGTCGACGTGGCGTTGCCGACCTTGCCGGCGTTGATCGAGGTGCCGGCGGAGGCCGCCGAACCGGCCGTTGCCCGGTATGCCTTGAACATTCTGGTGATCGACGATTACCCGGCCAATCGGCTGCTGTTGTCGCAGCAACTGAGCTACCTCGGGCACCGCGTCAAAGACGCCGAAGATGGCGCGCATGGTCTGCGCGCTTGGCGCAACGAGATTTTCGATGTGGTCATCACCGACTGCAACATGCCGATCATGAACGGCTATGAACTGGCGCGGGCCATTCGCGAAGAAGAGACGGCGAAAGCACTGACGCCGTGTCTTGTTCTCGGCTTTACTGCCAATGCGCAGCCCGAAGAGATCGGCCGCTGTCAGGCGGCGGGAATGGACGATTGCCTGTTCAAGCCGATCAGTCTCAAAGACCTCAATGCCCGGCTGGCGCAAGCCACGCCGCAGCCTGTCGCAGACATTGCGCAAGCAGCGGTTGCTGCGTCTGCCGATGACATCGATCTGAGCAGCCTTGAGCAATTGACCCGAGGCGATCCGGCATCGATCAAAAGCCTGCTCGGTGATCTGGCCAGCAGCAATGACGACGATATGGCGC includes:
- a CDS encoding response regulator transcription factor, producing the protein MFKALVVDDHPFIRSSVRMLLKLEGFEVVGEADNGADAVQLTRELIPDLIILDIAMPKLDGLEVIGRICALGVKSKILVLTSQSALFYSARCMKAGAAGFLSKTNELDELIKAIKVIMDGYTFFPNLSTSSVRRSDSQASDLELIQSLSDRELTILQQLSNGLTNKEIGEAMLLSNKTISTYKTRLIEKLNVKSVVYLADFAKRNNLI
- a CDS encoding EAL domain-containing response regulator; the protein is MTSPRVLVLENHAFARSVMVRMLHRLGVRDVLQASDGEQALVQMHLSGGVDIVVCDLLDNGLDCLGFLGHANETGMVRAVILSSELRPGLQRTLGQMDTLAGLQLLGVIQPPVPLRVLHRALHRYRTPHPALSVRMPPRELPSEDELRRGLALGEFRAWFQPKFYLASNQVAGAEALVRWEHPASGVLLPSEFLAALVAYDLINPMFKQLLEQGLCLLGILRHQGLHLELSFNLHASQLADHELVGHIQSALQRHGFTGSVLQFELSENGLLEMAPGTQESLLRLRLLGCGLAIDDFGAGFSSLKLLCQLPFNQLKFDAERVQHLYQPYWQTIIATTQALARSLDMQLVIEGVSSRSMKEALVGLGCEVGQGFHLARPMTGHDLLQWLTSRDQLD
- a CDS encoding transporter substrate-binding domain-containing protein, giving the protein MRYFTRCWLLGLAVFANTTLAAPVETLHVLGRSSVDGYSVQLDGQDWSWLRSKGTLRLGASAPDYSPFAITSNGNDYEGLTADYAELLSQLLNIHIEVRRYASRSEVLAALKSGEVDMLGTSNGFEAADPDLAMSQAYADDVPTLVTRVGDSQNLSPDLAGKQVAMLYHYLPPEQVKAFYPHATVRLYPSTLSAIGAVAFGSADVYLGDSISANYLINKNYLNNVQLADFSQMEVQNFAFAMPRANERLLRIVNAALESISPGERMTILRRWSAGGASMPGQQALHFSASEQRWMAQHPRLRVAIDDSFLPLSFYSQDGEFRGISADVLAKVALRTGLKFDVQRAQSVPELLEQIRGNRADVLITLTPSVEREDTLRFTRPYLSTPFVLVSRIDPNSPGTLDDMLGKRLAVIRGNPVRDMLVEQYPRVTLVDADNAQQAMDMVANGQAEAAVNSLITARYMISRQYRDRLRITSTVGTRSAQVAFATARGALELYSILDKALLSIPPEELDEVTNRWRSEVVVDDSYWLRNRSAIIQGFALAAFLLLLAFGWIAYLRLLMRKRRQAEIALNDQLEFMRVLIDGTPHPIYVRDRAGKLLVCNEGYLQVFQVEREAVIGKTVLEGVLENSAQAQAYHDDYLQVMSEGLPRVQDRSLSMGDSVLTIYHWMLPYRGSDGEVSGMIGGWIDVSERQRLLEALREAKEGADDANRAKTTFLATMSHEIRTPMNAVIGMLELAMKKAEQGIMDRFAIEVASGAARGLLDLIGDILDIARIESGRLSLTPERANLRELLESVVRIFEGLARQKQLRLVLELDAATNRDVLVDPLRFKQVLSNLLSNAIKFTEKGQVRVSLKVNPGTDEERLAVSLRVEDTGSGISVEDQQRLFSPFTQASNNTQSARSGSGLGLVISRTLCEMMGGHLRLHSTLGQGTQIAVDVALPTLPALIEVPAEAAEPAVARYALNILVIDDYPANRLLLSQQLSYLGHRVKDAEDGAHGLRAWRNEIFDVVITDCNMPIMNGYELARAIREEETAKALTPCLVLGFTANAQPEEIGRCQAAGMDDCLFKPISLKDLNARLAQATPQPVADIAQAAVAASADDIDLSSLEQLTRGDPASIKSLLGDLASSNDDDMARLLRLFTQHDLPGLADLAHRVKGGARIIKADALIKACEQLEAACNGRDSNQLTVAVDALQQAMERLAEELEPLLV
- the mgtA gene encoding magnesium-translocating P-type ATPase produces the protein MKLTLKEFFAGFLRTRHIARHFRRLALLESINDTTVSREVPPTLANTLVDAAHCDSGVLLSSLGTHSDGLTDFEVDALRAQYGLNEVEHEQPLPWWTHLWHCYKNPFNLLLTLLAVISWLTEDLKAAVVIFSMVVLSTLLRFWQESKSNQAADALKAMVSNTATVMRRDAPRSELPIKQLVPGDLIVLSAGDMIPADCRVLSAKDLFVSQAAMTGESMPVEKFPRQADRVTRNPLELENILFMGTNVVSGTAVAVILTTGNSTYFGALAQRVGATDRAVTSFQQGVNKVSWLLIRFMFVMAPLVLFINGFTKGDWTEALLFALSIAVGLTPEMLPMIVTSTLAKGAVFLSRKKVIVKRLDAIQNFGAMDVLCTDKTGTLTQDKIFLARNVDVWGEDSDDVLEMAYLNSYYQTGLKNLLDVAVLEHVEIHRELKVGTAFRKVDEIPFDFNRRRMSVVVEGRGQPHQLICKGAVEEVLAVCSRVRHGDIDEALSDELLTKIRQVTAAFNAEGLRVVAVAARSMPEGREVYSLADEQELTLIGYVAFLDPPKESTAPALKALAEHGVAVKVLTGDNELVTAKICREVGLAQQGLLLGNDVERMSDAELAVAVEKTNVFAKLTPSHKERIVRILKGNGHVVGFMGDGINDAPALRTADIGISVDSAVDIAKEAADIILLEKSLMVLEEGVLEGRRTFANMLKYIKMTASSNFGNVFSVLVASAFIPFLPMLPMHLLVQNLLYDISQIAIPFDNVDEEMLKKPQRWQPGDVGRFMLFFGPISSIFDITTFALMWYVFDANTPDHQTLFQSGWFVVGLLTQTLIVHMIRTPKIPFLQSRAAMPLLVMTGIIMAVGIFLPMGPLAHYFKLQALPSLYFVFLPVILLAYMALTQAVKGFYIRRFGWQ
- a CDS encoding MgtC/SapB family protein, coding for MQAINNLNLDSLLDTLVSLSAAFILGGLIGFERQYRQRTAGLRTNVLVAVGAAIFVDMANRLAGAEGAVRVVAYVVSGIGFLGAGVIMREEGNVRGLNTAATLWTSAAVGACAGADLLAEAVLGTLFILAANTLLRPIVNNINRQPLDVVSAEVTNIVYVIARRSQQTAVFALLEAELERSNYPASDVDVHAFGADEIEIEATLATTSVDGDELDALVARISTSALVVQAFWSPSTTE